GGGCAGCATCGGCAGGCTGGCAATCAGGCGCGCCTGTGGCTGGGCCAGACTGGAAAGCCACGGCGTCAGGCATTCGGCGGCGGCTGTGTCGGTGACAATCAACACCGGGAGGCGTTGCGCACGGGGTGGCGCGGCGTCCAGGTCACAGAGATCGGCTCCGGCAAGCTGACACAGCCCACGCGCCAGTCGTCCGGCCACGTTTTGCCCGCCAACGCCCACCGGCAGGCCCAGACGCACTTCAGCCGCCTCAACGGCCCGCCAGGCAATGCCGCCCGGAAGCGCCAGCAGCGCCAGATCGTCGGGCACGTCTTCCGGGATGGCCACCAAGCGGTTCGTGGCGACAAAAACCAGCGGGCCCGGAAGGTCCTGCCCGTAGCCAACCCAGGCCACCCGCTGTCCAATCTGGAAGCCACTGCGGGGCGCAACGGCCGTGATGACACCGACGCCGCCGTACTCGATGCTGAAGAGCGTCACCTTGCGCGTGACGAAGGTTTCGTAAGCCTTTTTGAAGCCTGCCTGCCGAAAGGAGGACCACATCCGGCGGACCAGTCCGGGTTTGGCCTCGGGTTTGGCCGCCGGCGCCAGCGCCGTCGTTTCCGTGCCGGTGCGGGCTTCGGGCGCGGCCGGCCTTTCGTTTGCCGCCAGCGTGGCGGCGGCATGCAGCAGGCACTGGCTGACGCGAATCACCGCGCCGCCCGGCGCCAGACGTGGGACAGGGGTTTCAGCATAGGTGAAGCGCCCCGTGCGGGGGTCCTGAACTGGTCGTTTCATGAAAAATCAGGATGTACGCCCGTCCGCCGTCAGGCATCGTCTTCGCTGCCCGTGGGGTCCTGGTCGGCAAGGTAGGCCGCAATCTGCCGGGCAACTTCACTGTCCTGGAGCGCGTGGCGGAGCGGGGCATCGAGGGCTGTCAGGCAGTCCGGGCAGAAACGCACGACCGGCGCCGCCAGCCGTTTCCCACAGCCGGCGCAGTGTTCCGCCAGAAAGCGCATCGTCTCGTTGGCGACGGCCTCCCACTGGGGATGGGCGTCGAAGCGGTCACTGGCCAGCGCGCTCAACTGCCACACCAGAAGGGCCAGCTCACCGACTTCATGCCAACTGTCGGTATAGCTTGCGGCTGGCTCGAAGATGGATGGCGCTGCGATGTCCCGGGCCGTCACTTCATACAGCGTCCGCAGAAGCGCCTGCCGGTATTTGTGCAAATGCTGCTTGGCCGCATAGACCGGGGGATTCACGACGGTTGGGTCCCTTCGGCGAAGGGAACGGTCTCGCCCGCCCTGGCCGGCTTGACACTGTACAGGATGTCGTAGGCGAGGGGATATTCAAGCAGCTCCCGTGCCGATTCCTGGAGGGCGGCAATGAAGGGGGAGGCAAGGTGGGTACGGAAGTTTTCCAGGCTCGTCCATACCTCATAGGACACAAAACATGCCGGGTCATCAGCCCGCACGTGAAAGTCATAGTAGAGGCAGTGGGGATGCTGGCGGATGGGTTCGATGAGCGCACTAACCGCGCCAAGAACCTTCTCCTCGCAGCCCGGACGGGCCGTAAGCCGTACCATGATGGCAACCGGGCCGTCAGGTGTCATGGTGTCTCCTTTGTGGCACTGGGGGAATTCCAAAGGCCCTGCCTGTCCTGACCAAGGCTGGCCGCCATGATGCCGTCAGTCCTGACGCTGACGCAAGTCGTCAGCCACCCGGCCAGACGCACGGGCGGTTTGGAGTGAACTTTCGGACTCTGATTCGGTTTTCCAACCGGCCGTGTTATACAGGGAAAACGTTGCTTATCTCACATTTGCCAAAAGGAGTTCTGCGATGTCTGCTGCTGCACCTGTCCCGGTGGCGTCACCTGTTCCGGCGCTGACCACCCTCTCCGAAGACGAGCGCATGTTTCGTGACAGTGTTGCCGATTTTGCCCGTGAACGCATCCGTCCGCACGTGGCCCGCATGGATGAAGACGGTGTGTTTGAAACCTCGCTTCTGGACCAGTGTTTTGAACTGGGGCTGATGGGCGTCGAGATTCCGGTCGAGTACGAAGGGTCGGGCGGGACGTTTTTCATGGCCACGCTCGCCGTTGAGGAACTGGGCAAGGTGGACGCTTCAGCCGCGGTCATCGTGGATGTCCAGAATACGCTCGTCAACAATGCACTGCTGCGCTGGGGGACGCCGGAGCAGAAGAAACAGTACCTGCCCAGACTGGCCACAAACATGCTGGCCTCGTATGCCCTTTCCGAAGCCGGTTCCGGCAGCGATGCCTTTGCCCTGAGCTGCCGCGCCGTGGACAAGGGCGACTTTTGGGAACTCACCGGACGCAAGCTCTGGATTACGAATGCCGCGGAAGCCGGGCTGTTCATTGTCTTTGCGACGGTCAACCCGGAAGCCGGCTACAAAGGCATCACGGCCTTTCTGGTGGAGCGCGACATGCCCGGCTTTTCGGTTGGCAAGAAGGAAAACAAGCTGGGCATCCGGGCGTCTTCGACCTGTGAGCTGATTCTGGAAAACTGCCGCGTGCCAAAGTCGAATGTTCTGGGTGAGATTGGCAAGGGCTACAAGATTGCCATCGAGACGCTGAATGAAGGGCGGATTGGCATTGGCGCCCAGATGGTCGGCGTCGCAGCCGGTGCGCTGGAGCACGGCATCCGCTATGCCAAGGAGCGGGTGCAGTTTGGCAAACGCATTGCCGATTTTCAGGCCATTCAGCACCAGATTGCCGAACTTGCCACGCATATCGAGGCTGCCCGCCTGATGGTGTACAATGCGGCGCGCCTGCGGGATGCCGGCCAGCCGTTCGTCAAGGAAGCCGCCATGACGAAATGGTTTGCGTCACAGGTGGCGGAGAGTGTCACTTCCCAGGTTGTCGAAATCTTCGGCGGCTACGGCTTCACCAAAGAGTATCCGGTCGAGAAATACTTCCGCGACTCCAAGATCGGAAAGATTTACGAAGGCACGTCATTTATGCAGCTCAACACGATTGCCAAGCTGCTGCTGGCCGACTGAGCTGCGTCATGGAATCGCACGATGGATAATGACGCACAGGCTGACCTGCTGATTGTGGGCGGTGGCCCGGCTGGCATTGCCGCCGCCCTGTGGGGCAAGCGGCTGGGTCTGGACCCGCTGCTGCTGGAAGCCGGTGCCCACCTCGGCGGGCAGTTGCTGCGCAGCTACAACCAGTCGGTGGACTGTCCGGGATTTTACGGACTCGTTGGCACGGACATCGCCGAGCGGCTGACAATTCACCTCGTACGCGAAGGCATACGTTTTCGGACAAGTGCCTTGGTGACGCAGGTGGATTGTGCCGCCCGGAAGGTCATCGTCAATGAGACGGAAACCCTCACCGGACGCGCTCTGGTGCTGGCGCTCGGCGTACGCAAGCGCCGGCTGGGCGTACCCGGTGAACGCGAGTTTGCCGGCCGCGGGGTGAGCACTTCAGCCACCCGCGACAAGGGGCGCTACGCCGGCCGGGAAGTCATCATCGTCGGCGGTGGGGACGGCGCGTTTGAGGAGGCCCTTATCCTCGATGAAGCCGGTTGTCGGGTGACACTGGTGCATCGCTCCGGGACGTTTCGGGCGCGTCCTCTCTACCGCGATCGCGTGTTGACGCATCCCCGGATTCGCGTCATGACGCATACGCGACTGCTTGCCATCGAGGGAAAACACCAGGTTGAGCGCGTCATTGTGGAACAGGACGCGCCGGGCGCGGCTCCGCACCAACAGGCCATCCCGGTGTCCGGCGTCTTTCTGGCCCTGGGGGTTGTGCCGGGAACGGACCTGGTTGCCGGCCAGGTAGAGCGTGACGCCGAAGGCTATCTCATCACGGACCGCCACGGGGCAACCTCCTGTCCCGGCGTCTGGGCCTGTGGCGATACAACGCGACCGCTGCTGTCGAGCCTTTCGACGGCTTTCGGTGACGGTGCTACTGTGGCCAAAGCCGCTTTTGACTGGCTTATGGCACAAAAGCAGTAGCGGCCAGGGCTGACTTTGTTTATCGTCGGCCGCATCCCCCCGCCCGCGTCCCGATTCTGCTTCTTCATCGTGGTGAGCGATGCTTTTGTATGAAATCAATGCCCGCCTCAATGGGCAACGCTTTGCCGACATCAGCGAGCGCCAGTTACAGGACTATGCCGCGCTTGGCTTTGATACCCTGTGGCTGATGGGCGTGTGGGCCATCGGCCCCGAAGGGGTGATGATGTCAAAGCGCCATGCCCCGGACTTTGTCGGCTCGCCCTACGCCATCAGTGACTACCATTTCAACCCGGAGCTTGGCGACGAAGCGGATTTTGCGGCGCTCCGCCGGCGCGCTCACCGCCATGGGCTGCGGCTGGTGCTTGATTTCATCCCCAATCACTTTGCCCGTGACACACCGCTCATTCTGACGCACCCGGAATACTTCATGCACAGCAACCCGGAGTGGCGCGATGAATACCGCGACGACTACTACTGGCATCCATCGGGACGCTGCCTGGCACATGGCAAGGACCCACACTTCGCTGGCTGGGAAGACACGGTGCAACTTGACTACACCGTAGCTGGCACGCGGGCCCACATGCGCGACACGCTCGTTCGGTTGGCAACGCTTTGCGATGGCGTCCGGTGCGACATGGCCATGCTGCTGCTGCGTGACCAAATCCGTCGCCAGTGGTATCCGCGGCTGCCCCAGGAAGTCTTTGACCGCGCCATGCCGGGTGAGTTCTGGGATGAAGCCATTGCAGCGGCCAAGCGCGCCAATCCCGATTTCGTCCTGATTGCCGAAGCCTACTGGGATACCGAGCTGAAACTGCTCTCGCTGGGTTTCGATTATGCCTACGACAAGCGGCTGCTCGATGGTCTCGTGGCACATGATGCGCCTCGTGCTGTGGCTGAACGGCTGCGCTCGGTCTCCGAACTTTTTCTCAAAAACACGCTCCGCTTTACCGAAAATCACGATGAGGAACGGGCGGCGGCGCGTCTTTCGCCGCTGGCCAATCGGCGCGCGGCGGCGCTGGTGTGCCTGCTGCCGGGCGGCGTTCTCATTCATCAGGGACAGATGGAGGGCGTCACGGAAAAAATCCCCGTTCAGCGCATCTGGCCGCTGCACCACCACGAGCCGGATGTGGCTCTTCAAACGTACTTCAAGGCACTGCTGGACCTGGCACGACGGCCCCTTTTCCGCCACGGCCACTATGCCCGCGCCGAGTCCAATCTGCCCCACGTGGTGAGTTTCTGGCGGGCCCACGGCACTGCGGCCGAGCTGGTACTTGTCCCCATCGGGGACGCCCCTGTGCACCTGCCCGTCACACCGTGCGTCACGTTGCCTCCACCGGCTTACCGGGTCAATCCCCAGGCAGCGCAGATACGCCAACGCCCGGAACAACGGCTGCCGGTTGTAACCCGGAACGACTGCTGGGAACTGAACGCTGCGGTGCTGGCCACGGCGTTTGAAGCATCCCCGTTCGTAAGCGTCACCTTTGACGCCGAGGTTTGAATGTGAACGCCCGGCTCACGACGCTCCTCCATGCCCTGCGCTGCCCGGTGTGCGCTGGCGAAGCCCTCGTCTTTGAAGGCGAGTTTGAGGGGGTGCGCCGCACCGGGACGTTTTCCTGCCGTCAGTGCAGCGCCCGGTATCCGTTGCAGGATGGAATTGCCGATTTCCTGCCGACGGTCCACCCGGCGCTGACGCTGGCCCAGTTGACGGGACAATGGAAGCTGACGGCAACCGTGTATGAGCGCCTGTGGCGAACCCGCGCCCTGTCGCTGCTTTCCGGGGAGGCATTTCCGCCAGCGCGCGAAATTGGCTTGCTGCTCGATGCCCTTGAACCCACCTTTGCTGAAGATGGGCTATGGCTCGATGCCGCCTGTTCGACGGGCTACTACGGACGCCCGATAGCCAAACGACTCCTGGAGCAGGGCCGGACAGCTTCACTTGTGATTGGGATCGATCTTTCGCTGGCGATGCTGGAAGAAGCCCGTGCCTACGCCAACCGTGAGGGCGTCGCCGAAGCCATGCTCTGGCTGCGGGCGGATATGTCCGCGCTGCCGCTGGCGGAGGCCACGGTGCGGGGCATCGCCTGCGGTGGCTCACTCAATGAGTACCGCGATGCGCTGGCTGTGTTGAAGGAGGGGCGGCGCGTCCTGCAACCCGAAGTCGGACGGTACTTCGTCATGAACCAGCTCGATCCACCGCTCATCGTACGGGCGGCGCTGTCTTCCATGGGCGGGCTGACATTTTTCACGCGCCCCAAGCTGGATGCGCTTTTCGAGGCCGCCGGGCTGCAAAAGGTGACGGCCGCCGATTACGGCAAACTGGCCATCACCGTGCTGACCGTCTGAAGCCGGGGCAACGTCAGGCTTCAGGAAACGCTGGACGCCACCGCGGACCGAGCCGCCACGGCATCGGGCGGAACAGAAGCAAAAAAGGCACGCCAGTCGCTGACCGGAGGCGTGTCGTCAGAAACGATTTCCAGTGTCCTGCCGTAGGCCGTGTCCGTCCACAGTGCCTGAACGCAGACTTCAGCCACATCAGCACGTGGAATGGAGCCACTCGAAAGGGCATCGGCCGGAGCCACCCTGATGCCTTTCTGGAGCGGAGGCTGGTTGGTCAATCCGCCCGGTCGCACGATGGTGTAGCGCAGTCCCGACGTACGAACGGCCTTTTCGGCCTTGTCCTTCATCGTGAGGATGTCGCCAAAGGGCTTCATCATGAGGCTGAACGGGTTGAGCGGTTGGTTGATGAGCATCGAGGTGACGATGACGATATGTTCGGCTCCGACCCGCTTCATCGCTTCCAGCACATTGACGGTGCCACGGTTGTCCACAGCGTCAGCGCCGTCGTCGCCAAAACCGAAGAAGTCGGCAAGACCCTTGCCCGTATTGGCAAAGCCGACGCGCGTGCCAACACAGTTGATGACCGCCCGGACACCGCGCAGCGCGTTTTCCAGTCCGGCCGGGTCCCGGACATCCGCCACGGCCGTTTCCACGCCCGGCCTGGCGACTTCCTTCAGCTTGGCTTCTGACCGGGCAATGGCGCGGACCGGGATGCCATAATGCTGCAAGCGCGCCACGGCTTCCCGTCCGGTGCCGCCGTTGGCGCCCAGAACTGCCACGATACCTTCGTAAGTGGGCATGAATCCTGTTCCTCACACACATGGTACGGGGGGCGAAGGGATTGATTTCACGGGGCAGCCACCGGCGCAACCTGTGCTGCCGGAGATGGCGCAGGTGTCACGGCACGCACGACCGCTTCAGCCACGACTTCCGCCGCAAGCGTTCCCAGGCAGCCAACATCCGTTACCGTCGCCGGCAGGTCGGGCGCGGCGACGGAGACGGCAAAGAGGGTGTCACCGTCGAAGGGCGTGTGGACGGGGAAAATCGTCCGGGCCAGCCCGTCGTGGGCCATCTGGGCGACTTTTGTGAGTTCAACCTTGGAAAGGGGAACGTTGGTGGCCACGACCCCGATGGTCGTGTGGCTGGCCGGCGGCAGCGGCGAAAAACGGGTGATGCGTCCGTCGCGGATGCATGCGGCAAGGTCGGCAAAGCGGCCATCCTCCAGCCGTGCGCCGGCGATGATCTGCTGTGTTTGAGGATGCCGGACGTCGCCGACAGCATTGACAGCCAGTAGGGCAGCGACGCATACGCCGTTGGGGAGCGTGCGCTGAAAACTGCCAATACCGCCCCGTGAGGCGCGGGCAAAACCGAGCAGCTTGCCGACCGTTGCCCCTGCGCCGGCCCCAACGTTCCCTTCGGCAACCGGAGCTGTCGTGGCGGCCAGGCAAGCCTGGTAGCCCGCTTCAGCATCGGGATATATCGCCGGATCGCCGGTGTGCAGGTCAAACAGGATGGCCGCCGGGACAATCGGCACCCGCGCCACACCAACGTCAAAACCAACGCCCTGCTCCCGCAGGTAGCGGACGACGCCGGTCGCCGCTTCCAGACCGAAGGCGCTGCCTCCGGCCAGAACGATGGCGTGCACCTGGGCGACGAGGTTGAGCGGCGCCAGAACATCCGTTTCACGGGTGCCGGGCGCGCCGCCACGCACGTCCACACCCGCCACGGCCGGACGGTCGAAACACACGACGGTACAGCCGGTCGGACGGCGCGTGTCGGTGAAGTGTCCGACGCGCAGCCCGGTAATGGCGGTCAGGGTCAGGTTTTCCATACTGCCAGACTTTCAGCCAAAGCGTCGCGCCAGTCGCGCAGTA
This window of the Chloracidobacterium sp. N genome carries:
- a CDS encoding NAD(P)/FAD-dependent oxidoreductase; amino-acid sequence: MDNDAQADLLIVGGGPAGIAAALWGKRLGLDPLLLEAGAHLGGQLLRSYNQSVDCPGFYGLVGTDIAERLTIHLVREGIRFRTSALVTQVDCAARKVIVNETETLTGRALVLALGVRKRRLGVPGEREFAGRGVSTSATRDKGRYAGREVIIVGGGDGAFEEALILDEAGCRVTLVHRSGTFRARPLYRDRVLTHPRIRVMTHTRLLAIEGKHQVERVIVEQDAPGAAPHQQAIPVSGVFLALGVVPGTDLVAGQVERDAEGYLITDRHGATSCPGVWACGDTTRPLLSSLSTAFGDGATVAKAAFDWLMAQKQ
- a CDS encoding acyl-CoA dehydrogenase, coding for MSAAAPVPVASPVPALTTLSEDERMFRDSVADFARERIRPHVARMDEDGVFETSLLDQCFELGLMGVEIPVEYEGSGGTFFMATLAVEELGKVDASAAVIVDVQNTLVNNALLRWGTPEQKKQYLPRLATNMLASYALSEAGSGSDAFALSCRAVDKGDFWELTGRKLWITNAAEAGLFIVFATVNPEAGYKGITAFLVERDMPGFSVGKKENKLGIRASSTCELILENCRVPKSNVLGEIGKGYKIAIETLNEGRIGIGAQMVGVAAGALEHGIRYAKERVQFGKRIADFQAIQHQIAELATHIEAARLMVYNAARLRDAGQPFVKEAAMTKWFASQVAESVTSQVVEIFGGYGFTKEYPVEKYFRDSKIGKIYEGTSFMQLNTIAKLLLAD
- a CDS encoding methyltransferase domain-containing protein; its protein translation is MNARLTTLLHALRCPVCAGEALVFEGEFEGVRRTGTFSCRQCSARYPLQDGIADFLPTVHPALTLAQLTGQWKLTATVYERLWRTRALSLLSGEAFPPAREIGLLLDALEPTFAEDGLWLDAACSTGYYGRPIAKRLLEQGRTASLVIGIDLSLAMLEEARAYANREGVAEAMLWLRADMSALPLAEATVRGIACGGSLNEYRDALAVLKEGRRVLQPEVGRYFVMNQLDPPLIVRAALSSMGGLTFFTRPKLDALFEAAGLQKVTAADYGKLAITVLTV
- a CDS encoding SDR family oxidoreductase; protein product: MPTYEGIVAVLGANGGTGREAVARLQHYGIPVRAIARSEAKLKEVARPGVETAVADVRDPAGLENALRGVRAVINCVGTRVGFANTGKGLADFFGFGDDGADAVDNRGTVNVLEAMKRVGAEHIVIVTSMLINQPLNPFSLMMKPFGDILTMKDKAEKAVRTSGLRYTIVRPGGLTNQPPLQKGIRVAPADALSSGSIPRADVAEVCVQALWTDTAYGRTLEIVSDDTPPVSDWRAFFASVPPDAVAARSAVASSVS
- a CDS encoding P1 family peptidase, translating into MENLTLTAITGLRVGHFTDTRRPTGCTVVCFDRPAVAGVDVRGGAPGTRETDVLAPLNLVAQVHAIVLAGGSAFGLEAATGVVRYLREQGVGFDVGVARVPIVPAAILFDLHTGDPAIYPDAEAGYQACLAATTAPVAEGNVGAGAGATVGKLLGFARASRGGIGSFQRTLPNGVCVAALLAVNAVGDVRHPQTQQIIAGARLEDGRFADLAACIRDGRITRFSPLPPASHTTIGVVATNVPLSKVELTKVAQMAHDGLARTIFPVHTPFDGDTLFAVSVAAPDLPATVTDVGCLGTLAAEVVAEAVVRAVTPAPSPAAQVAPVAAP
- a CDS encoding putative quinol monooxygenase, coding for MTPDGPVAIMVRLTARPGCEEKVLGAVSALIEPIRQHPHCLYYDFHVRADDPACFVSYEVWTSLENFRTHLASPFIAALQESARELLEYPLAYDILYSVKPARAGETVPFAEGTQPS
- a CDS encoding alpha-amylase family glycosyl hydrolase, with the protein product MLLYEINARLNGQRFADISERQLQDYAALGFDTLWLMGVWAIGPEGVMMSKRHAPDFVGSPYAISDYHFNPELGDEADFAALRRRAHRHGLRLVLDFIPNHFARDTPLILTHPEYFMHSNPEWRDEYRDDYYWHPSGRCLAHGKDPHFAGWEDTVQLDYTVAGTRAHMRDTLVRLATLCDGVRCDMAMLLLRDQIRRQWYPRLPQEVFDRAMPGEFWDEAIAAAKRANPDFVLIAEAYWDTELKLLSLGFDYAYDKRLLDGLVAHDAPRAVAERLRSVSELFLKNTLRFTENHDEERAAARLSPLANRRAAALVCLLPGGVLIHQGQMEGVTEKIPVQRIWPLHHHEPDVALQTYFKALLDLARRPLFRHGHYARAESNLPHVVSFWRAHGTAAELVLVPIGDAPVHLPVTPCVTLPPPAYRVNPQAAQIRQRPEQRLPVVTRNDCWELNAAVLATAFEASPFVSVTFDAEV